From one Rhizobium sp. CIAT894 genomic stretch:
- a CDS encoding polysaccharide deacetylase family protein, which yields MTGQFKRLGKRLAIGAGLELSWLLSSAGLMRQARGPGVVFTLHHVRPHVPEAFEPNAHLEITPRFLDAALGRLRREGYRFVPLDQVPVLLAESDGGPPFAAFTLDDGYLNNLEHALPVFERHRAPFTVFIAKGFAEGSHSIWWETLAVLLRRKSEIRFDFGRGSERLGLDDPPQQWHAFDRFARYIHRSDEAGAVAAIDRLARENGIEPTDLTRQLVMAAGQLQRLAGHPLAALGAHTISHRALARLPEAEARIEMQVSADYVEAVTGIRPQTIAYPYGTPEAATAREAKIARNLGFTVAVTTQPGLPATRLTGYLPRISLNGFYQKRRYVTALASGIPLKLMGR from the coding sequence ATGACGGGACAATTCAAGCGATTGGGCAAGCGACTGGCGATCGGCGCCGGGCTCGAGCTTTCCTGGCTGCTTTCTTCGGCCGGGCTGATGCGGCAAGCGCGCGGACCGGGCGTCGTCTTCACGCTGCATCATGTCCGTCCGCACGTGCCTGAGGCTTTCGAGCCGAACGCCCATCTCGAAATCACGCCGCGTTTTCTCGATGCGGCGCTCGGGCGGCTCAGGCGGGAGGGCTATCGCTTCGTGCCGCTCGACCAGGTGCCGGTGCTGCTCGCCGAATCGGACGGCGGACCGCCATTTGCGGCCTTCACGCTCGACGACGGATATCTAAACAATCTGGAGCACGCGCTGCCGGTGTTCGAGCGGCACCGGGCGCCGTTCACGGTGTTTATCGCCAAGGGCTTTGCCGAGGGCTCGCACAGCATCTGGTGGGAGACGCTTGCCGTGCTCTTGCGCCGGAAAAGCGAAATCCGCTTCGATTTCGGCCGCGGCAGCGAGCGCCTGGGGCTCGACGATCCGCCGCAGCAATGGCACGCCTTCGACCGCTTCGCCCGGTATATCCACCGCTCCGACGAGGCCGGCGCCGTCGCCGCCATCGACAGGCTGGCGCGGGAAAACGGCATCGAGCCGACCGATCTTACCCGCCAACTGGTGATGGCGGCCGGTCAATTGCAACGGCTCGCGGGGCATCCGCTCGCAGCGCTTGGCGCCCATACGATCAGCCATCGCGCCCTGGCGCGCCTGCCGGAAGCCGAAGCGCGGATAGAGATGCAGGTCTCGGCCGATTACGTCGAGGCGGTGACCGGCATCCGTCCTCAGACGATCGCCTATCCCTACGGCACGCCGGAGGCTGCGACCGCGCGTGAGGCGAAGATCGCCCGCAATCTCGGCTTCACCGTCGCGGTCACCACCCAACCCGGGCTGCCGGCAACGCGGCTGACCGGTTATCTCCCGCGCATTTCGCTCAACGGCTTCTACCAGAAGCGACGCTATGTCACGGCGCTCGCCTCCGGCATTCCGCTGAAGCTGATGGGCCGGTAA
- the pdxH gene encoding pyridoxamine 5'-phosphate oxidase, whose protein sequence is MSANELTSGDFTESGEPFKLFAEWLGEAEASEPNDPNAVALATVDEDGLPNVRMVLLKGFDDDGFVFYTNFESQKGREILGQKKAAMCFHWKSLRRQVRLRGPVEIVTDAEADAYFRTRARGSRIGAWASKQSRPLESRFALEKAVAEYTARYAIGDIPRPAHWSGFRIRPTSIEFWKDQNFRLHDRVEFRRPSPEGKWDKVRMYP, encoded by the coding sequence ATGTCGGCAAACGAGTTAACAAGCGGTGACTTTACCGAAAGTGGCGAACCCTTCAAGCTCTTTGCCGAATGGCTTGGCGAAGCGGAGGCCTCCGAACCGAACGACCCCAATGCCGTGGCGCTGGCAACGGTCGATGAGGATGGTCTTCCCAATGTCCGCATGGTTCTCCTGAAGGGATTCGACGATGACGGATTCGTCTTCTACACCAATTTCGAGAGCCAGAAAGGTCGCGAAATCTTGGGGCAGAAGAAAGCCGCCATGTGTTTCCACTGGAAAAGCCTGCGTCGTCAAGTGAGGCTGCGCGGCCCGGTCGAGATCGTCACCGACGCCGAAGCCGATGCCTATTTCAGGACGCGGGCCCGCGGCAGCCGCATCGGCGCCTGGGCGTCGAAACAATCCCGCCCGCTCGAAAGCCGTTTCGCGCTCGAGAAGGCCGTGGCCGAATATACCGCCCGTTATGCCATCGGCGATATTCCGCGCCCCGCCCACTGGTCGGGCTTCCGCATCCGCCCGACCTCGATCGAATTCTGGAAGGACCAGAACTTCCGCCTGCATGACCGTGTCGAATTTCGCCGGCCGTCCCCGGAAGGCAAATGGGACAAGGTCAGGATGTATCCCTGA
- a CDS encoding D-alanyl-D-alanine carboxypeptidase family protein produces MRTLLAAVLTVTLAVSAPIAALAGSASLILDARTGKVLAAENADTLNHPASLTKMMTLYLTFEALKRGKIAWDTPITMSKYAAARPPTKLGVKAGGTITVREAVYGMIIKSANDAASAMGEKLGGSESGFARMMTAKARQLGMSRTVFVNASGLPDGRQVTTARDMSTLAVALMKNYPNEYRLFSAASFNFRGRTVRGHNNLMYRYQGMDGIKTGYTNASGFNLVSAVRDGNRRVVGVVLGGRTARSRDDKMAGLLDRYLGRASSSGSAKLVASVSGREPVEVASAADDSDVPVPLSAPRPADDLAAKSLAYADDAVVPLERPVAMDEILNAGKTAKTSAKKADGDWQIQISAAPSADAARALLAQAQSEGGAPLVSASPYTEAVGQGANKIYRARFVGFASKDAAVSACDALKQRSYDCMLLPDHS; encoded by the coding sequence ATGAGAACGCTTTTGGCGGCTGTTTTGACCGTAACGCTTGCCGTTTCGGCGCCTATTGCAGCCCTTGCCGGCAGCGCTTCATTGATCCTCGATGCCCGGACCGGCAAGGTCCTCGCCGCCGAAAACGCCGACACGCTGAACCATCCGGCCTCGCTGACCAAGATGATGACGCTTTATCTCACCTTCGAGGCGTTGAAACGCGGCAAGATCGCCTGGGATACACCGATCACCATGTCGAAATACGCCGCCGCGCGGCCGCCGACCAAGCTTGGCGTCAAGGCCGGCGGCACGATCACCGTGCGCGAGGCGGTCTATGGTATGATCATCAAATCCGCCAATGATGCCGCCTCCGCCATGGGCGAGAAGCTCGGCGGCTCGGAAAGCGGTTTTGCCCGGATGATGACGGCCAAAGCCCGCCAGCTCGGCATGAGCCGCACCGTCTTTGTCAACGCATCGGGCCTGCCGGACGGCCGTCAGGTGACGACGGCGCGAGATATGTCGACGCTCGCCGTTGCGTTGATGAAGAATTATCCGAACGAATACCGGCTGTTTTCGGCGGCAAGCTTCAATTTCCGCGGCCGGACCGTGCGCGGCCACAACAATCTCATGTACCGCTACCAGGGCATGGACGGCATCAAGACCGGTTACACCAACGCCTCCGGCTTCAATCTCGTCAGCGCCGTCAGGGACGGCAACCGCCGCGTCGTCGGCGTCGTGCTCGGCGGCCGCACCGCCCGCAGCCGCGACGACAAGATGGCTGGTTTGCTCGACCGTTATCTCGGCCGCGCCTCCTCCTCCGGCAGCGCAAAGCTGGTGGCGAGCGTCAGCGGCAGGGAGCCTGTCGAAGTCGCGTCGGCTGCCGACGATTCCGATGTTCCGGTGCCGCTCAGCGCGCCGCGCCCGGCCGACGATCTCGCGGCAAAGAGCCTGGCTTATGCCGATGACGCCGTCGTGCCGCTGGAGCGCCCGGTGGCGATGGACGAAATCCTCAACGCCGGCAAGACCGCCAAGACTTCGGCGAAAAAGGCAGATGGCGACTGGCAGATCCAGATTTCGGCCGCCCCGAGCGCCGATGCGGCGCGTGCGCTTCTCGCCCAGGCGCAGTCGGAAGGCGGCGCGCCGCTGGTTTCCGCCTCGCCCTATACCGAAGCGGTCGGGCAGGGCGCCAATAAGATCTATCGCGCCCGCTTCGTCGGCTTTGCCAGCAAGGATGCCGCGGTGTCGGCCTGCGATGCCCTGAAGCAGCGCTCCTACGACTGCATGCTGCTGCCGGATCACAGCTGA
- the tldD gene encoding metalloprotease TldD, giving the protein MTTDLLTLFDADEATMRRHVAEALAGADDGELFIEHAQAEALSFDNGRLKGGSFNTEQGFGLRAVAGEAVGYAHAGDLSMAALKRAADAVGAVTRGYSGSYAAAPQGTNKKFYGDQNPIGQPSFEEKVKVLQDIDAYLRGKNDKVRQVTASVAASWQVVDILRADGHRVRDIRPMTRINISVMVGEGDRQESGSYGSGGRIGFGDFIAEGSWQYGADEALRQALVNLEAIDAPAGTMDVVLGSGWPGVMLHEAVGHGLEGDFNRKKTSAFSGLLGQIVAAPGVTVVDDGTIDNRRGSLTIDDEGTPSGYNVLIENGKLVGYMQDRQNARLMGMAPTGNGRRQGYAHVPMPRMTNTYMLSGGKTPEEIIASVKKGIYAVSFGGGQVDITSGKFVFGCTEAYLIENGKVGAPIKGAMLIGNGPDAMKRVSMIGNDMKLDTGIGNCGKAGQWVPVGVGQPHLRMDQVTVGGTQT; this is encoded by the coding sequence ATGACCACCGATCTCCTGACGCTTTTCGATGCCGATGAAGCGACGATGCGCAGGCATGTCGCCGAGGCGCTCGCCGGCGCCGATGACGGCGAGCTGTTCATCGAGCATGCGCAGGCCGAAGCGCTGAGCTTCGACAACGGCCGGCTGAAGGGCGGCAGCTTCAACACCGAGCAGGGATTCGGCCTGCGTGCCGTTGCCGGCGAAGCGGTGGGCTACGCCCATGCCGGCGATCTCTCGATGGCGGCGCTGAAGCGGGCGGCCGATGCCGTCGGCGCGGTGACGCGCGGCTATTCCGGCTCCTATGCCGCAGCCCCACAGGGCACCAACAAGAAATTCTACGGCGACCAGAACCCGATCGGCCAGCCGAGCTTCGAAGAGAAGGTCAAGGTGCTGCAGGATATCGACGCCTATCTCAGAGGCAAGAACGACAAGGTGCGCCAGGTGACGGCCTCGGTCGCAGCGAGCTGGCAGGTCGTCGACATCCTGCGCGCCGACGGGCATCGCGTGCGCGACATCAGGCCGATGACGCGCATCAACATCTCGGTCATGGTCGGCGAAGGCGATCGGCAGGAAAGCGGCTCCTACGGCAGCGGCGGGCGCATCGGCTTCGGCGATTTCATCGCCGAGGGCAGTTGGCAGTACGGCGCCGACGAGGCCCTGCGCCAGGCGCTCGTCAATCTCGAGGCGATCGACGCGCCGGCTGGCACGATGGACGTCGTGCTCGGTTCCGGCTGGCCGGGGGTGATGCTGCACGAGGCGGTCGGCCACGGGCTGGAAGGCGATTTCAACCGCAAGAAGACGTCGGCCTTTTCAGGCCTTCTCGGCCAGATCGTCGCCGCGCCCGGCGTGACCGTCGTCGACGACGGCACGATCGACAACCGCCGCGGCTCGCTCACCATCGACGACGAGGGCACGCCGTCCGGCTACAACGTGCTGATCGAGAACGGCAAGCTCGTCGGTTATATGCAGGATCGGCAGAACGCCCGGCTGATGGGCATGGCGCCCACCGGCAACGGCCGCCGCCAGGGTTATGCCCATGTGCCGATGCCGCGCATGACCAACACCTATATGCTCAGCGGCGGCAAGACCCCCGAAGAAATCATCGCCTCGGTGAAGAAGGGCATTTATGCCGTCTCCTTCGGCGGCGGCCAGGTCGATATCACCTCCGGCAAATTCGTCTTCGGCTGCACCGAGGCCTATCTGATCGAGAACGGCAAGGTCGGCGCGCCGATCAAGGGTGCGATGCTGATCGGCAACGGGCCGGATGCGATGAAGCGGGTATCGATGATAGGCAACGACATGAAGCTCGACACCGGCATCGGCAATTGCGGCAAGGCCGGCCAATGGGTTCCGGTCGGTGTCGGCCAGCCGCATCTGCGCATGGATCAGGTCACCGTCGGCGGCACGCAGACCTGA
- the fabI gene encoding enoyl-ACP reductase FabI, producing the protein MAQASGLMAGKRGVIMGVANNRSIAWGIAKAIHAQGGEVALTYQGDALKKRVEPLAAEIGATLVGHCDVADEATIDEVFANVEKLWGKIDFLVHAIGFSDKDELTGRYVDTSADNFAKTMQISVYSFTSVARRAEKLMTDGGAMLTLTYYGAEKVMPNYNVMGVAKAALEASVKYLAVDLGPQNIRVNAVSAGPIKTLAASGIGDFRYILKWNEYNAPLRRTVTIEEVGDVGLYLLSDLSRSVTGEVHHADSGYHVIGMKAVDAPDISVVKD; encoded by the coding sequence ATGGCTCAAGCATCCGGCCTCATGGCAGGCAAACGCGGCGTCATCATGGGTGTCGCCAACAATCGCTCGATTGCGTGGGGTATTGCCAAGGCCATTCATGCGCAGGGCGGCGAAGTCGCGCTCACCTACCAGGGTGATGCGCTGAAGAAGCGCGTCGAGCCGCTCGCCGCCGAAATCGGCGCGACGCTCGTCGGCCACTGCGACGTTGCCGACGAAGCCACCATCGACGAGGTTTTCGCAAACGTCGAAAAGCTCTGGGGCAAGATCGATTTCCTCGTGCATGCGATCGGCTTTTCCGACAAGGACGAGCTGACCGGCCGTTACGTCGACACCTCGGCCGACAACTTCGCCAAGACGATGCAGATCTCCGTCTATTCCTTCACCTCGGTCGCACGCCGCGCCGAGAAGCTGATGACGGATGGCGGCGCCATGCTGACGCTGACCTATTACGGCGCCGAAAAGGTGATGCCGAACTATAATGTCATGGGCGTCGCCAAGGCCGCGCTCGAGGCAAGCGTCAAATATCTGGCCGTCGACCTCGGACCGCAGAACATCCGCGTCAACGCCGTCTCGGCCGGCCCGATCAAGACGCTCGCCGCCTCCGGCATCGGCGATTTCCGCTACATTCTGAAGTGGAACGAATATAACGCGCCGCTGCGCCGCACCGTCACCATCGAGGAAGTCGGCGATGTCGGCCTCTATCTCCTGTCGGACCTGTCGCGCTCCGTCACCGGCGAAGTGCACCATGCCGACAGCGGCTATCATGTCATCGGCATGAAGGCGGTCGACGCCCCCGACATTTCGGTCGTCAAGGACTAA
- a CDS encoding RT0821/Lpp0805 family surface protein, which produces MEVIAKSSRHTKSLQRRSSAFFVIGVAMLSLSGCVSGGMDFLSEAKVDRSVATGTVPQTPPSTDTLSDEMTVRNAVTSADVQRLEGQPLPWANASTGSAGVIDTIVENNESGQVCRQFRTTRHSYVGIAKFYGKTCLVGGGNWQLLSFQPES; this is translated from the coding sequence GTGGAAGTCATAGCAAAGTCATCTCGCCATACAAAGAGCCTGCAGCGCCGCAGCAGCGCCTTCTTCGTCATCGGCGTTGCCATGCTTTCGCTTTCCGGCTGCGTTTCGGGCGGCATGGATTTCTTGAGTGAAGCCAAGGTCGACCGGTCGGTCGCAACCGGCACCGTGCCGCAGACACCGCCGAGCACCGACACGCTTTCGGACGAGATGACCGTGCGCAACGCCGTGACCTCGGCCGACGTGCAAAGGCTCGAGGGCCAGCCGCTTCCCTGGGCGAATGCATCGACCGGCAGCGCCGGCGTCATCGATACGATCGTCGAGAACAACGAATCAGGCCAGGTCTGCCGGCAGTTCCGCACAACCCGCCATTCCTATGTCGGCATCGCCAAATTCTACGGCAAGACCTGCCTCGTCGGCGGCGGCAACTGGCAGCTTTTAAGCTTTCAGCCGGAAAGTTAA
- a CDS encoding GNAT family N-acetyltransferase produces the protein MAEIEIRPFAADDADAVLSVILPIQREEFGIDITADAQPDLRVIPDFYQSGKGEFWVAVKDGAIVGTLGLKDIGNNQAALRKMFVSAEVRGREHGVAALLLDRLIAHARHVGLTDIFLGTTDKFVAAHRFYEKNGFTEIAKNTLPRAFPLMAVDSKFYRYKVG, from the coding sequence ATGGCGGAGATCGAAATCAGACCCTTTGCCGCCGATGACGCCGATGCGGTGCTTTCGGTGATCCTGCCGATCCAGCGCGAGGAATTCGGCATCGACATCACTGCCGATGCGCAGCCGGATCTCCGGGTCATCCCGGATTTCTATCAGTCCGGCAAAGGCGAATTCTGGGTCGCCGTCAAGGACGGCGCCATCGTCGGCACGCTCGGGCTCAAGGATATCGGCAACAATCAGGCGGCGCTGCGCAAGATGTTCGTCTCGGCAGAAGTTCGCGGCCGTGAGCACGGCGTGGCTGCGCTGCTGCTCGACCGCCTGATCGCCCATGCCAGGCATGTCGGCCTCACCGATATCTTCCTCGGCACGACGGACAAATTCGTCGCCGCCCATCGCTTCTACGAGAAGAACGGCTTTACCGAAATTGCCAAAAACACCCTGCCCCGCGCCTTCCCGCTGATGGCGGTGGACAGCAAGTTTTATCGCTATAAGGTCGGCTGA
- the coxB gene encoding cytochrome c oxidase subunit II: MKKAYAALTTLVCLLFASGTYADQPMPWQATLQPAATPIMREIHWFEQYTLWFIVPITLFVLVLLIVVCVKFRAGANPVPSKTSHNTLIEIAWTVGPVLVLLLLAIPSFNLLTAQLTLPENPDVTIKATATQWQWNYEYEGSGDSPLAFDSYLLKDQDRAAAGKEDKSIYPRLLAVDNELVLPVNKTVRVLVTSAPTDVIHAFAMPSFGVKIDAVPGRLNETWFRAEREGLFYGQCSELCGKDHAFMPIAIRVVSEDKYKQWLTTAASDLPGAYKTLMAATDGPAKTLDVAEAQ, encoded by the coding sequence ATGAAGAAGGCTTATGCAGCCCTGACCACGCTGGTCTGTCTGCTTTTTGCTTCCGGCACATATGCCGACCAGCCAATGCCGTGGCAGGCGACGCTGCAGCCGGCGGCAACGCCGATCATGCGGGAGATCCACTGGTTCGAACAATATACCCTGTGGTTTATCGTTCCGATCACGCTCTTCGTTCTGGTCCTGCTGATCGTCGTCTGCGTCAAGTTCCGCGCCGGCGCCAACCCGGTTCCCTCGAAGACGAGCCACAACACGCTGATCGAGATTGCCTGGACCGTGGGGCCGGTCCTGGTGCTTCTTCTTCTCGCCATTCCCTCGTTCAACCTGCTGACGGCGCAGCTGACGCTGCCCGAAAACCCTGACGTGACGATCAAGGCGACCGCCACCCAGTGGCAGTGGAACTACGAATATGAAGGTTCGGGCGACAGCCCGCTGGCTTTCGATTCCTACCTGCTGAAGGATCAGGACCGCGCTGCCGCCGGCAAGGAAGACAAGTCGATCTATCCGAGGCTTCTGGCCGTCGATAACGAGCTGGTCCTGCCGGTCAACAAGACGGTCCGCGTTCTCGTGACCTCTGCGCCGACCGACGTCATCCACGCTTTCGCCATGCCGTCCTTCGGCGTCAAGATCGACGCCGTGCCGGGCCGCCTGAACGAGACCTGGTTCAGGGCCGAGCGCGAAGGCCTGTTCTACGGCCAGTGTTCCGAGCTCTGCGGCAAGGACCATGCGTTCATGCCGATCGCCATCCGCGTCGTCTCCGAGGACAAGTACAAGCAGTGGCTGACGACAGCCGCCAGCGACTTGCCCGGCGCCTACAAGACACTCATGGCTGCAACCGATGGTCCCGCAAAGACCCTCGACGTCGCCGAAGCACAGTAA
- a CDS encoding pyrophosphatase produces MLRHLADQFEAASSAHVAANGIERDTDWFLLKLQEEMGEFTQTWNRLTGRGRAKGRSPEDMQRDLADETADLLGHLMLFARHNGIDLAAAIERKWLFRPAEVAKS; encoded by the coding sequence ATGTTGCGTCACCTCGCCGATCAGTTCGAAGCCGCTTCCTCTGCTCATGTCGCTGCCAATGGCATCGAGCGCGATACGGACTGGTTCCTGCTGAAATTGCAGGAAGAAATGGGCGAGTTCACCCAGACATGGAACCGGCTGACCGGTCGAGGCCGCGCCAAAGGCCGCTCGCCGGAAGACATGCAGCGCGATCTCGCCGACGAGACGGCCGACCTTCTCGGTCATCTCATGCTGTTTGCCCGCCACAACGGCATCGACCTCGCCGCTGCGATCGAACGCAAGTGGCTGTTTCGGCCGGCGGAGGTGGCGAAGAGTTGA
- a CDS encoding DnaJ C-terminal domain-containing protein, translated as MRDPYKILGVKRDAAADEIKAAWRNMAKAAHPDHNQGDPTATARFAEIGRAYETLKDPRKRSLLDNAMRMAEAKQQEQTIMQQRQAAREAAVRAKAAQANAERVMEEIARAAQKAAADSSRQQAGSAEPADEMVERIFGAQARAAGGGRAQGRAQQAQYQQAQYQQAQYQQAQYQQAQNQQTQNPQTQNPQTQAAQSEAGKRLDGEAAEVEIKGDEEAGETAANPGANLSLPLSILTSLVRRFTGAKDTGMEKAPDEVTTATVTVDDVLKSSWITASLPEGREIGFALPAGTRDGDEIRLKGQGFKLPGMQRGDAVIAIRIAPDPRFTVDGFDLHAVLPLSIENAVLGTEARIEGPSGPLDIIIPAWSGSDKTIKIAGQGLPRDEGGRGDLVVELRIILWEKPDDKVTDLMRSMREGLFL; from the coding sequence ATGCGCGATCCTTATAAAATTCTCGGCGTCAAGCGCGACGCGGCAGCAGACGAGATCAAGGCGGCTTGGCGCAATATGGCCAAGGCTGCCCATCCCGACCACAATCAGGGTGACCCGACGGCGACCGCCCGGTTCGCCGAAATCGGCCGCGCCTATGAAACGCTGAAAGACCCGCGCAAACGCAGCCTGCTCGACAATGCCATGCGGATGGCCGAAGCCAAGCAGCAGGAACAGACGATCATGCAGCAGCGCCAGGCCGCCCGAGAGGCTGCCGTGCGCGCCAAGGCGGCGCAGGCCAATGCCGAACGGGTGATGGAAGAGATTGCGCGCGCAGCCCAGAAGGCGGCAGCCGACAGCTCCAGGCAACAGGCAGGATCGGCCGAGCCCGCCGACGAGATGGTCGAGCGTATTTTCGGCGCCCAGGCGCGCGCTGCCGGCGGCGGCCGGGCGCAGGGCCGCGCCCAGCAGGCCCAGTACCAACAGGCCCAGTACCAACAGGCCCAATACCAACAGGCGCAGTACCAGCAGGCCCAAAACCAGCAGACACAAAACCCGCAGACACAAAACCCGCAGACACAGGCCGCCCAGAGCGAGGCCGGCAAGCGCTTGGATGGCGAGGCCGCCGAAGTCGAGATCAAGGGCGACGAGGAAGCCGGGGAGACGGCAGCCAATCCAGGCGCCAACCTGTCGCTGCCGCTCAGCATCCTGACATCCCTGGTGCGCCGTTTCACCGGCGCCAAGGATACGGGCATGGAAAAAGCGCCGGATGAGGTGACGACGGCAACGGTAACGGTCGACGACGTGCTGAAGAGCTCCTGGATCACCGCGTCGCTGCCGGAGGGCCGAGAGATCGGCTTCGCCTTGCCGGCCGGCACGAGGGATGGTGACGAGATCAGGCTCAAGGGCCAGGGCTTCAAGCTGCCGGGAATGCAGCGGGGCGATGCCGTCATCGCCATTCGCATCGCGCCCGATCCGCGCTTCACGGTCGACGGTTTCGACCTCCACGCCGTGCTGCCGCTCAGCATCGAAAATGCCGTTCTCGGCACCGAGGCGCGCATCGAGGGACCGAGCGGTCCGCTCGACATTATCATCCCCGCATGGTCGGGTTCGGACAAGACGATCAAAATCGCCGGCCAGGGCCTGCCCCGTGACGAGGGCGGCAGAGGCGATCTCGTCGTCGAATTGCGCATTATCCTGTGGGAAAAGCCCGACGACAAAGTCACAGATCTCATGCGGAGCATGCGCGAGGGCCTGTTCCTGTGA
- a CDS encoding invasion associated locus B family protein, protein MIRYPEVSMGFRSLAQSLLVTASIAAAAATPVFAQQPTPSPAKPPASAPAPAPAQQPPAAAPNIQVSPGQTQPQAPGTVKSNHGAWSVVCDKPAGASTEQCALMQNVIAEDRPEVGLSVVVLKTADRKSKILRVLAPLGVLLPNGLGLNVDGKDIGRAYFVRCFADGCYAEVVLEDELLKTFRSGAQATFIVFQTPEEGIGIPVDLKGFAEGFDALP, encoded by the coding sequence ATGATTCGATATCCAGAGGTTTCCATGGGTTTCCGTTCCCTCGCGCAGTCGCTTCTCGTGACCGCCAGCATCGCGGCCGCAGCGGCGACGCCCGTTTTCGCACAGCAACCCACGCCGTCGCCAGCCAAGCCCCCGGCTTCCGCGCCCGCCCCTGCCCCGGCGCAGCAGCCCCCGGCCGCCGCCCCGAATATCCAGGTATCGCCCGGCCAGACCCAGCCGCAGGCGCCGGGCACGGTGAAATCCAATCATGGCGCATGGTCTGTCGTCTGCGACAAGCCGGCTGGGGCTTCCACCGAGCAATGCGCGCTGATGCAGAATGTCATCGCCGAGGATCGGCCGGAGGTCGGCCTTTCCGTCGTCGTGCTGAAGACCGCCGACCGCAAGTCGAAGATTCTGCGCGTACTGGCGCCGCTCGGCGTGCTTTTGCCGAACGGGCTCGGACTCAATGTCGACGGCAAGGATATCGGCCGCGCCTATTTCGTCCGCTGCTTCGCCGATGGCTGCTATGCCGAGGTGGTGCTCGAGGACGAGCTGCTCAAGACCTTCCGCAGCGGCGCCCAGGCGACCTTCATCGTCTTCCAGACGCCTGAGGAAGGCATCGGCATTCCCGTCGACCTCAAGGGTTTTGCTGAGGGTTTTGACGCGTTGCCTTGA